The following are encoded in a window of Candidatus Fluviicola riflensis genomic DNA:
- a CDS encoding isoprenoid biosynthesis protein ElbB, translating into MKIGILLSGCGVYDGAEIQEAVLSMLAVQEIGAQYICISVDAPQHHVINHTTGQEMAEKRNMLVESARIARGEIHNINTIAPADIDALIIPGGFGSAKNFTQWAFAGPDGIILPEVKLLLVNLVNVGKPIAALCVSPVVLAKAFEGSAIHASMTIGTDQEKSPYSVTDFSAGLAKTGVEPVMKTVREIQIDTANKIVTAPCYMMDANILEIRNNIRQAVEALRDLV; encoded by the coding sequence ATGAAAATAGGAATTCTTCTCTCAGGCTGCGGTGTTTACGATGGTGCTGAAATTCAGGAAGCTGTATTATCGATGCTTGCCGTTCAGGAAATCGGAGCTCAATACATCTGTATTTCGGTTGATGCGCCGCAACACCATGTGATCAATCACACGACAGGACAGGAAATGGCCGAGAAGCGCAATATGCTCGTGGAATCTGCGCGAATTGCGCGTGGAGAAATCCATAATATCAATACCATTGCTCCGGCAGACATTGATGCGCTGATCATTCCCGGCGGATTTGGAAGTGCGAAAAATTTCACCCAATGGGCATTTGCCGGACCAGATGGAATTATTTTACCTGAAGTGAAACTCCTGCTGGTCAACCTGGTGAATGTCGGAAAACCAATTGCTGCTTTATGTGTCAGTCCAGTTGTATTGGCAAAAGCCTTTGAAGGTTCGGCTATTCATGCCAGTATGACCATCGGTACCGACCAGGAAAAGTCTCCGTATAGTGTTACCGATTTCTCTGCCGGATTAGCTAAAACGGGTGTAGAACCAGTGATGAAAACCGTTCGCGAGATTCAGATCGATACCGCCAATAAAATTGTGACCGCTCCATGTTACATGATGGATGCCAACATTTTAGAAATTCGCAACAACATTCGCCAGGCCGTTGAAGCGTTACGCGACCTGGTTTAA